A window from Urocitellus parryii isolate mUroPar1 chromosome 1, mUroPar1.hap1, whole genome shotgun sequence encodes these proteins:
- the Ccnjl gene encoding cyclin-J-like protein, which translates to MMDEPWWEGRVASDVHCTLREKELKLPTFRAHSPLLKSRRFFVDILTLLSSHCQLCPAARHLAIYLLDHFTDRYNITTSKQLYTVAISCLLLASKFEDREDHVPKLEQINSTRILSSQNFSLTKKELLSTELLLLEAFSWNLCLPTPAHFLDYYLLASVSQKDHHCHTWPTTCPRKTKECLKEYAHYFLEVTLQDHIFYKFQPSVVAAACVGASRICLQLSPYWTRDLQRISNYSLEHLSTCIEILLVAYDNVLKDAVTVKSQALAMVPGTPPAPTQVLFQPPAYPALSQATTTLAQLQAPVQDLCLAYRDSLQAHRSGSLLPGGTGSSLHAPYPTLQPLDMCPMSVPASLSMQMTIAAEPRHCLATTYGSSYFSGSHLFPAGCFDR; encoded by the exons GAGCTGAAGCTGCCCACCTTTCGAGCTCACTCCCCACTCCTGAAGAGCCGCCGGTTCTTTGTGGACATCTTGACCCTGCTGAGCAGCCACTGCCAGCTCTGCCCTGCAGCCCGGCACCTGGCCATCTACCTGCTGGACCACTTCACGGACCGCTACAACATCACCACCTCCAAGCAGCTGTACACGGTGGCCATCTCCTGCCTCCTGCTTGCAA GTAAGTTTGAGGACAGGGAAGACCACGTACCCAAGTTGGAGCAGATAAACAGCACAAGGATCCTGAGCAGCCAGAACTTCTCCCTCACCAAGAAGGAGCTGCTGAGCACAGAGCTGCTGCTCCTCGAGGCCTTCAGCTGGAACCTGTGCCTGCCCACACCTGCCCACTTCCTGGACTACTACCTCTTGGCCTCTGTCAGCCAAAAGGACCACCACTGCCACACCTGGCCCACCACCTGCCCCCGCAAGACCAAAGAGTGCCTCAAGGAATACGCCCATTACTTCCTAGAGGTCACCCTGCAAG ATCATATATTCTACAAATTCCAGCCTTCTGTGGTTGCTGCAGCCTGTGTTGGGGCCTCCAGGATCTGCCTGCAGCTTTCTCCCTACTGGACCAGAGACCTACAGAGGATCTCAAACTATTCCCTGGAACATCTTAGCACGTGTATTGAAATCCTGCTGGT AGCGTATGACAATGTCCTCAAGGATGCCGTCACAGTCAAGAGCCAAGCCTTGGCCATGGTGCCCGGCAcgcccccagcccccacccaagTGCTGTTCCAGCCGCCTGCCTACCCTGCCCTCAGCCAGGCGACGACGACCCTGGCCCAGCTCCAGGCCCCCGTGCAGGACCTATGCTTGGCCTACAGGGACTCGCTGCAGGCCCACCGCTCAGGGAGCCTGCTCCCGGGAGGCACTGGCTCCTCCCTCCACGCTCCTTACCCCACCCTCCAGCCCCTGGACATGTGTCCCATGTCTGTCCCCGCATCTCTTAGCATGCAGATGACCATTGCAGCCGAGCCCAGGCACTGCCTTGCTACCACCTACGGAAGCAGCTACTTCAGCGGGAGCCACTTGTTCCCTGCAGGCTGTTTTGACAGATAG